In a genomic window of Styela clava chromosome 11, kaStyClav1.hap1.2, whole genome shotgun sequence:
- the LOC144429800 gene encoding angiopoietin-4-like gives MFTWMERQKGQRGLKGDPCQCNIFDEEEVTHLRSELSKLQRQFDKLNGNDRQYQLLDELNRNNSQLQLQFDELKGNNSQLQQNVKRLLPADCSEYRLGRRVAAEKATIDITLYGEIASVNCIFDESNAWTVIQRRMDGSVDFYRGWEDYKNGFGNPDGELWLGLDKLHKMTSRKSYSLRIDLLNWEGERRYAAYRSHAILLLIK, from the exons ATGtttacgtggatggaac GTCAAAAGGGTCAACGAGGTCTAAAGGGAGATCCCTGTCAATGCAATATCTTCGATGAAGAGGAAGTGACGCATTTGAGATCTGAACTGTCAAAATTACAAAGGCAATTTGATAAATTGAACGGAAATGATCGCCAATACCAACTGCTCGACGAATTGAATAGAAATAATAGCCAACTTCAATTGcaatttgatgaattgaaaggaAATAATAGCCAATTGCAAC AAAACGTAAAACGATTACTGCCTGCGGATTGCTCGGAATATCGACTTGGAAGAAGAGTTGCCGCTGAAAAAGCAACAATTGATATTACGTTATATGGAGAGATTGCAAGTGTTAATTGCATTTTTGATGAATCGAACGCATGGACA GTTATTCAACGTAGAATGGATGGAAGTGTCGATTTTTACAGAGGATGGGAGGATTACAAAAATGGCTTTGGAAATCCTGATGGAGAGTTATGGCTGG GTCTAGATAAGCTCCACAAAATGACTTCAAGAAAAAGCTATAGTTTACGAATTGATCTTTTAAACTGGGAAGGAGAAAGAAGATATGCAGCTTACAGGTCTCAtgctattttattattaataaaataa